A window from Kovacikia minuta CCNUW1 encodes these proteins:
- a CDS encoding ATP-dependent Clp protease ATP-binding subunit — protein sequence MFERFTEKAIKVIMLAQEEARRLGHNFVGTEQILLGLIGEGTGVAAKVLKSMGVNLKDARIEVEKIIGRGSGFVAVEIPFTPRAKRVLELSLEEARQLGHNYIGTEHLLLGLIREGEGVAARVLENLGVDLSKVRTQVIRMLGETAEVTSGGGQGRTKTPTLDEFGSNLTQMAAEGKLDPVVGRQKEIERVIQILGRRTKNNPVLIGEPGVGKTAIAEGLAQRIANDDVPDILEDKRVVTLDIGLLVAGTKYRGEFEERLKKIMDEIRSAGNVILVIDEVHTLIGAGAAEGAIDAANILKPALARGELQCIGATTLDEYRKHIERDAALERRFQPVMVGEPSVDETIEILRGLRERYEQHHKLKISDLALEAAAKLSDRYISDRFLPDKAIDLIDEAGSRVRLINSQLPPAAKELDKELRQVLKEKDDAVRSQNFDRAGALRDREMEIKAEIRAIAQSKKNESTGEDASPIVDEEDIAQIVASWTGVPVNKLTESESEKLLHMEDTLHQRLIGQEEAVKAVSRAIRRARVGLKNPNRPIASFIFSGPTGVGKTELTKALAAYFFGSEDAMIRLDMSEYMERHTVSKLIGSPPGYVGYNEGGQLTEAVRRRPYTVVLFDEIEKAHPDVFNMLLQILEDGRLTDAKGRTVDFKNTLLIMTSNIGSKVIEKGGGGLGFEFSTADAAESQYNRIRSLVNEELKQYFRPEFLNRLDEIIVFRQLSKDEVKEIADIMLNEVFGRLRDQGITLEVTERFKDRLVEEGYNPAYGARPLRRAIMRLLEDSLAEEILSGRIKDGDIAVVDVDTEGQVKVLPGEKRELLPQAAE from the coding sequence ATGTTTGAACGCTTCACAGAAAAAGCCATCAAGGTGATCATGCTTGCCCAGGAGGAAGCACGCCGCCTGGGTCATAATTTCGTGGGTACAGAACAGATCCTCCTGGGTCTAATTGGAGAAGGGACCGGCGTCGCCGCCAAAGTGCTGAAATCAATGGGAGTCAACTTAAAGGACGCCCGGATTGAGGTAGAAAAAATTATTGGTCGAGGCTCAGGCTTTGTCGCAGTTGAGATTCCGTTTACTCCCCGTGCTAAGCGAGTTCTGGAACTCTCTCTAGAAGAAGCTCGCCAGCTAGGACATAACTATATTGGGACTGAACACTTGCTCTTGGGCTTGATTCGAGAGGGCGAGGGTGTTGCTGCCAGAGTTCTAGAAAACCTGGGTGTGGATTTGTCAAAGGTTCGAACTCAGGTTATTCGAATGCTGGGTGAAACAGCAGAAGTTACCTCTGGTGGAGGTCAAGGGCGGACTAAAACGCCAACCTTGGATGAGTTTGGTTCTAACCTGACTCAAATGGCAGCAGAAGGTAAGCTTGACCCTGTGGTCGGTCGGCAGAAGGAAATTGAGCGGGTAATTCAAATCCTGGGTCGTCGCACCAAAAATAATCCAGTGCTGATTGGGGAGCCTGGTGTGGGTAAAACTGCGATCGCTGAAGGATTGGCTCAGCGCATTGCCAATGATGACGTGCCTGACATTTTAGAAGATAAGCGAGTTGTCACGTTGGATATTGGTTTGCTAGTGGCAGGCACCAAGTACCGGGGTGAATTTGAAGAACGCCTGAAGAAAATCATGGATGAAATCCGCTCTGCCGGAAACGTCATCCTGGTGATTGATGAAGTTCACACCTTAATTGGAGCAGGGGCAGCTGAAGGTGCGATTGATGCTGCCAATATCCTTAAGCCCGCCTTAGCCCGGGGTGAGCTTCAATGTATTGGTGCAACTACGTTAGACGAATATCGTAAGCACATTGAACGGGATGCAGCCCTGGAACGCCGTTTCCAACCTGTGATGGTCGGTGAGCCATCCGTTGACGAAACAATCGAAATCCTGCGGGGTCTGCGCGAGCGCTACGAACAACATCACAAGCTCAAGATCTCCGATCTGGCGCTGGAAGCTGCCGCCAAGCTCTCTGATCGCTATATCTCGGATCGCTTTTTGCCTGACAAGGCGATTGACCTGATTGACGAAGCAGGCTCCCGTGTGCGGTTGATTAATTCTCAGTTGCCACCTGCTGCCAAAGAGTTGGACAAGGAATTGCGTCAAGTTCTGAAAGAGAAGGATGATGCGGTTCGTTCCCAAAACTTTGACCGGGCAGGGGCACTGCGCGATCGGGAAATGGAAATCAAGGCAGAAATTCGGGCGATCGCTCAGAGCAAGAAAAACGAGTCTACGGGCGAAGATGCATCCCCCATCGTAGATGAGGAAGACATCGCCCAAATCGTTGCTTCCTGGACGGGAGTTCCGGTTAATAAACTCACGGAATCCGAGTCCGAGAAGCTGCTACACATGGAAGATACCTTGCACCAACGGTTGATTGGTCAGGAAGAAGCCGTCAAAGCAGTCTCTCGCGCAATTCGGCGTGCCCGTGTTGGCTTGAAGAATCCCAACCGTCCGATCGCCAGCTTTATCTTCTCCGGTCCCACTGGGGTTGGTAAGACGGAACTAACCAAGGCGTTGGCAGCTTACTTCTTCGGTTCTGAAGATGCCATGATCCGACTGGATATGTCGGAATATATGGAGCGCCATACCGTTTCCAAGCTGATCGGGTCACCTCCGGGTTATGTTGGCTACAACGAGGGAGGTCAGTTAACTGAAGCCGTTCGTCGTCGCCCTTACACAGTGGTTCTGTTCGACGAAATTGAAAAGGCACACCCCGATGTCTTCAATATGTTGCTGCAAATTCTGGAGGATGGTCGTTTGACCGATGCCAAGGGTCGCACGGTGGACTTCAAAAACACCCTGTTGATCATGACCTCTAACATCGGTTCTAAGGTGATCGAAAAAGGTGGTGGTGGCTTAGGTTTCGAGTTCTCTACAGCGGATGCTGCGGAGTCTCAATATAACCGCATTCGTTCCCTTGTTAACGAAGAACTGAAGCAGTACTTCCGCCCTGAATTCCTCAACCGTTTAGACGAAATCATCGTCTTCCGTCAACTTTCGAAGGACGAGGTGAAGGAAATTGCCGACATCATGCTGAACGAAGTCTTTGGACGCCTGCGCGACCAGGGCATTACCCTGGAGGTGACTGAGCGCTTCAAGGATCGTTTAGTCGAAGAAGGCTACAACCCTGCCTACGGTGCCCGTCCGCTGCGGCGTGCCATCATGCGCTTGTTGGAAGACTCTTTAGCAGAGGAGATCCTCTCTGGACGCATCAAGGATGGCGATATTGCCGTTGTTGATGTGGATACGGAAGGTCAGGTGAAGGTTCTTCCTGGTGAAAAACGGGAATTGCTGCCGCAAGCAGCTGAGTAG
- the lpxD gene encoding UDP-3-O-(3-hydroxymyristoyl)glucosamine N-acyltransferase translates to MKFSQLVEKLNTINHHPLKTYSSQDLEITGIAALNEAISGTLSYIEGAKFASQVKTTRASALILPKDEALQAEAVEQGIAWIEATDPRLAFAQALSLFYQPFKPSPGIHSTAVIDPSAQIGQNVAIGAYTVIQAGVTIGDQVLIHPNVVVYPAAQIGDRTILHASCVIHERARIGSDCVIQAGAVIGSEGFGFVPTAEGWYKMEQSGYVVLEDGVEVGSNSTIDRPAVGETRIARNTKLDNLVHIGHGCQVGQNSAMAAQVGLAGGVKIGNRVMLGGQVGVANQAKVGDGAQIGAQAGVLSHVKPGDVVIGTPAMPLKTFLKVSALIPRLPELHRAWKEVQKRLKERPD, encoded by the coding sequence ATGAAATTTAGCCAACTGGTAGAGAAATTAAACACGATCAATCATCACCCTCTCAAAACCTACTCCAGTCAGGATTTAGAGATCACCGGCATAGCAGCTTTAAATGAGGCGATCTCTGGGACTCTGAGCTACATTGAGGGAGCGAAATTTGCGTCCCAGGTGAAGACGACTAGAGCCAGTGCACTGATTTTGCCAAAAGATGAAGCACTCCAAGCGGAAGCCGTGGAACAAGGCATCGCCTGGATTGAAGCTACCGATCCTCGGTTGGCATTTGCGCAGGCGCTCTCCCTGTTCTACCAACCTTTCAAACCCTCCCCAGGAATCCACTCAACGGCTGTGATTGATCCATCCGCACAGATTGGGCAGAACGTTGCGATCGGGGCCTATACGGTCATTCAGGCAGGCGTTACGATTGGGGATCAGGTCTTGATTCATCCCAATGTAGTGGTGTACCCAGCAGCGCAGATAGGGGATCGAACCATCCTGCATGCCAGTTGTGTTATCCATGAACGTGCCCGCATCGGTTCTGATTGTGTGATTCAGGCTGGCGCAGTCATTGGCTCTGAGGGGTTTGGCTTTGTTCCAACAGCAGAAGGTTGGTACAAGATGGAGCAGTCTGGCTACGTGGTTTTGGAAGATGGGGTTGAGGTGGGCAGCAACTCGACGATCGACCGTCCGGCTGTTGGAGAAACCCGCATTGCCCGTAATACCAAATTGGACAATTTAGTGCATATCGGGCATGGTTGCCAGGTTGGGCAAAACAGCGCGATGGCTGCTCAGGTGGGCTTAGCAGGGGGCGTTAAGATTGGTAATCGAGTCATGCTGGGCGGACAGGTGGGCGTCGCGAACCAGGCAAAAGTTGGCGATGGTGCTCAGATCGGTGCCCAGGCGGGGGTTCTAAGCCATGTGAAACCAGGAGATGTTGTAATTGGCACACCTGCCATGCCGCTCAAGACTTTTTTGAAAGTCTCTGCCCTAATTCCCCGTTTACCCGAACTGCACAGGGCATGGAAAGAGGTACAAAAACGCTTGAAAGAGCGACCAGATTAG
- a CDS encoding NAD-dependent epimerase/dehydratase family protein, with protein sequence MTSKRIFVTGASGCIGHYVVEALIQETNHELYLLLRNPDKLKVDYKARPGITILQGDIREIERFSSLLKTMDSVILIATSWGGPAEVYDVNVVKTIDLINLLDLEKCQQVIYFSTASILDRNNCLLKEAGEIGTDYIRSKYMCFRQLAKLAIAPRITTLFPTLLLGGDSNKPQSHASSGIPQIERQLGLLRFFQVDGSFHFIHGKDIAQIVRYLIDHPPAEGESRELVLGNQRTTVNQAIEESCTYLNKRIYFRIPLTPKLADIFIKLFRIRMAPWDRFSMGYRHFTHQRVVTPATFGLPIYCATFTDVLKISGVGRKR encoded by the coding sequence ATGACATCCAAGCGGATTTTTGTGACTGGCGCGAGTGGCTGTATTGGTCACTATGTGGTCGAAGCCTTGATTCAGGAAACAAACCACGAGTTGTACCTGCTGCTTAGGAATCCAGACAAACTGAAAGTTGACTACAAAGCACGTCCTGGAATCACAATTCTGCAAGGAGACATCCGCGAGATTGAGCGCTTCAGTAGTCTGTTGAAAACGATGGACAGCGTTATTTTGATCGCGACTTCTTGGGGCGGACCAGCAGAAGTCTATGACGTTAATGTTGTTAAGACGATTGATTTGATCAACCTGCTTGATTTAGAAAAATGTCAACAGGTCATTTATTTTTCTACTGCCAGTATTCTCGATCGCAATAATTGCCTGCTGAAAGAAGCGGGAGAAATTGGTACAGACTATATACGCTCCAAGTACATGTGTTTTCGGCAGCTCGCTAAACTAGCGATTGCGCCTCGAATTACGACGCTATTTCCCACGCTCCTGCTGGGAGGGGATAGCAATAAACCCCAATCTCACGCCTCTTCAGGAATTCCTCAAATTGAACGGCAGCTTGGTCTACTGCGCTTTTTTCAGGTGGATGGCAGTTTTCATTTTATTCATGGAAAAGATATTGCTCAAATCGTTCGTTATCTCATCGACCATCCACCAGCCGAAGGTGAGTCTCGTGAGTTGGTTCTGGGAAATCAGCGTACAACGGTCAATCAGGCGATCGAAGAATCTTGCACCTATTTAAACAAAAGGATTTACTTTCGAATTCCGTTGACCCCCAAACTGGCAGATATTTTCATTAAACTGTTTCGGATCAGAATGGCACCCTGGGATCGATTTTCGATGGGTTATCGCCACTTCACTCACCAACGGGTGGTCACTCCTGCCACTTTTGGGTTGCCCATCTACTGCGCTACATTCACCGATGTCCTAAAAATCAGCGGTGTTGGTCGTAAGCGCTAA
- the hemE gene encoding uroporphyrinogen decarboxylase codes for MTGSTQVPYLLRAARGEVLDRPPVWMMRQAGRYMKVYRDLRDQYPSFRDRSEKVDLAVEISLQPFRAFQPDGVILFSDILTPLPGLGIPFDIVESRGPVIDPPIRSLEQINQLHPLEPAESLPFIREILQILRREVGDRATVLGFVGAPWTLAAYAIEGKSSKDYAVIKRMAFSEPAILHQFLSKLADAIAVYVRYQIDSGAQVVQLFDSWAGQLSPQDYDTFALPYQQQVIRQVKATHPDTPLILYINGSAGILERMGQSGVDIVSVDWTVDMADARRRLGSGVGVQGNVDPCALFGSKDFIRDRIIDTIRKAGNRKHILNLGHGILPNTPEENAAYFFEVGKQADQWLAVHA; via the coding sequence ATGACCGGGTCAACCCAGGTTCCCTACCTGTTAAGGGCTGCGCGTGGTGAAGTGTTGGATCGCCCTCCTGTTTGGATGATGCGGCAAGCGGGGCGTTATATGAAAGTTTATCGGGACTTGCGGGATCAGTATCCTTCCTTTCGCGATCGTTCCGAAAAGGTTGATTTGGCAGTTGAAATCTCTCTCCAACCGTTCCGGGCATTTCAACCAGATGGCGTCATTCTCTTCTCAGACATTCTGACGCCCCTACCAGGGTTGGGGATTCCATTCGATATCGTTGAAAGTCGAGGCCCCGTTATCGACCCACCGATCCGCAGTTTGGAGCAGATCAATCAACTGCATCCACTGGAGCCTGCTGAGTCATTGCCATTCATTCGTGAGATTCTCCAAATTCTGCGGCGGGAAGTGGGCGATCGTGCGACTGTGCTGGGCTTTGTTGGTGCTCCCTGGACGCTGGCAGCTTATGCCATTGAAGGCAAAAGCTCTAAAGATTATGCGGTGATTAAGCGGATGGCGTTTAGTGAACCTGCCATACTGCATCAATTTCTTAGCAAGCTCGCAGATGCGATCGCAGTTTATGTCCGGTATCAGATCGATTCTGGCGCTCAAGTGGTGCAACTATTTGATTCCTGGGCGGGACAGCTCAGTCCCCAGGATTATGACACTTTTGCCCTACCCTATCAGCAGCAGGTAATCCGGCAGGTTAAAGCAACCCATCCTGACACACCCCTGATTCTTTACATCAATGGGAGTGCTGGAATTTTGGAGCGGATGGGACAGTCAGGTGTTGATATTGTCAGCGTAGACTGGACTGTGGATATGGCAGATGCCCGTCGCAGATTGGGTTCAGGTGTTGGCGTTCAAGGTAATGTAGATCCCTGTGCCTTGTTTGGGTCTAAGGACTTTATTCGCGATCGTATTATCGATACAATCCGCAAAGCGGGGAATCGGAAGCACATCCTCAATCTGGGGCATGGTATTCTACCGAACACTCCCGAAGAAAATGCCGCCTATTTCTTTGAAGTAGGTAAGCAGGCTGACCAGTGGTTAGCTGTTCATGCTTAA
- a CDS encoding NAD(P)H-quinone oxidoreductase subunit 4, with protein MSTHFPWLTTITLLPLVASLLIPVLPDKQGKTVRWYALSVGLIDFALTIYAFWHNYDFRNPNFQLSETYAWVPQLGLNWSLAVDGISMPLVLLAGLISTLSMFAAWQVTHKPRLFYFLMLAMYSAQIGVFCAQDILLFFLMWELELVPVYILISIWGGPKRLYAATKFILYTAIGSIFILVAALAMAFYGGNVTFDMRELGLKDYSLTFELLVYAALIIAYGVKLPIFPLHTWLPDAHGEASAPVSMILAGVLLKMGGYALIRMNVEMLTDAHFYFAPMLAILGVVNIVYGALVSFAQRNLKRRMAYSSISHMGFVLLGIASYTDLGLNGAVLQMVSHGLIAAALFFLSGVTYERTHTLMLEKMGGLAKSMPTVFALFTIGSMASLALPGMSGFAGELEVFLGLATSDSYTSTFKTVVVLLSAVGLILTPVYLLSMLREMFYGQEKLDLKHHPMWDAKPREVFITACLLIPVIGVGLYPKLLTQTYDAKTEQVAAHARAVVSTVAQQPVPVFSQISTAPQLPKVVSNELLGIVK; from the coding sequence ATGAGCACTCATTTTCCTTGGTTAACGACAATTACCCTGCTGCCCCTGGTGGCTTCCCTCCTGATTCCAGTACTCCCCGATAAGCAAGGTAAAACGGTTCGCTGGTATGCACTGTCAGTAGGTTTGATCGATTTTGCACTGACAATTTATGCTTTCTGGCATAATTACGACTTTCGTAATCCCAACTTTCAACTCAGTGAAACCTACGCCTGGGTTCCTCAGCTGGGCTTGAACTGGTCCTTAGCCGTTGATGGCATCTCAATGCCACTGGTTCTATTGGCGGGTCTAATTTCTACACTGTCCATGTTTGCCGCCTGGCAGGTAACCCATAAGCCCCGTCTCTTCTACTTTCTGATGCTGGCGATGTACAGCGCTCAGATTGGTGTGTTTTGCGCTCAGGATATCCTTCTGTTTTTCCTGATGTGGGAATTAGAGTTGGTTCCGGTTTATATCCTGATTTCCATTTGGGGCGGACCCAAACGGCTGTATGCGGCAACCAAGTTTATTCTCTACACCGCGATCGGCTCTATTTTTATCCTGGTGGCAGCTCTGGCGATGGCGTTCTACGGTGGCAACGTCACCTTCGATATGCGGGAACTGGGTCTGAAGGATTACTCGTTGACGTTCGAACTGCTGGTTTATGCTGCCCTCATCATTGCCTACGGCGTCAAGCTGCCAATCTTTCCGCTTCATACCTGGTTGCCTGATGCCCATGGCGAAGCTTCTGCACCCGTTTCCATGATTTTGGCAGGGGTGTTACTGAAAATGGGGGGTTATGCGCTCATCCGGATGAACGTAGAAATGTTGACCGATGCCCATTTCTACTTCGCACCCATGTTGGCAATTCTTGGAGTCGTCAACATTGTTTACGGCGCATTAGTTTCTTTCGCTCAGCGTAATCTAAAGCGACGGATGGCATACTCTTCTATTTCCCATATGGGATTCGTTTTGCTGGGAATTGCTTCCTATACTGATTTAGGACTGAATGGCGCAGTTCTCCAGATGGTTTCCCACGGGTTGATCGCTGCGGCACTGTTCTTTCTTTCTGGGGTTACTTACGAGCGTACCCATACGCTTATGTTGGAAAAAATGGGTGGGCTTGCCAAATCGATGCCAACAGTTTTTGCTCTGTTCACGATCGGTTCAATGGCATCTCTAGCTTTGCCTGGAATGAGTGGTTTTGCGGGTGAACTGGAAGTTTTCCTGGGGTTGGCAACGAGTGATTCCTACACATCTACCTTTAAGACTGTGGTGGTTTTGCTATCAGCCGTTGGGCTGATCCTGACTCCCGTTTACTTGCTCTCCATGCTTCGCGAAATGTTTTATGGGCAAGAAAAATTGGATCTGAAGCATCATCCAATGTGGGATGCAAAACCTCGTGAAGTCTTTATTACGGCTTGTTTGCTGATTCCTGTGATCGGGGTGGGGCTTTATCCCAAGTTGTTAACTCAAACCTACGATGCAAAAACCGAGCAGGTAGCTGCCCATGCCCGTGCAGTGGTTTCTACGGTTGCTCAACAGCCTGTCCCGGTGTTTTCTCAAATTTCCACAGCTCCTCAATTGCCGAAGGTTGTTTCTAATGAGTTGTTGGGGATTGTGAAATAG